A part of Kitasatospora acidiphila genomic DNA contains:
- a CDS encoding GNAT family N-acetyltransferase — protein sequence MTTSTIRLAREQDFEGFLDLAAQVEHWFGPMVEEPGFHEAVRKNIRRSTALVAASPGSDRLRGALLFGAKPPVYHVHWLVVAEGERGSGTGRALVEEAVRRFVDAPGTLEVVTFGADHPGAVTSGARVFYERLGFTPAEAAAPGPEGGSRQVYRRSVDRRECPIAD from the coding sequence GTGACTACGTCGACCATCAGACTGGCGCGCGAGCAGGACTTCGAGGGCTTCCTCGACCTGGCGGCCCAGGTCGAGCACTGGTTCGGCCCGATGGTCGAGGAGCCGGGGTTCCACGAGGCCGTGCGCAAGAACATCCGCCGGTCGACGGCGCTGGTCGCCGCCTCCCCGGGGTCGGACCGGCTCCGCGGTGCCCTGCTGTTCGGCGCGAAGCCCCCTGTGTACCACGTCCATTGGCTGGTCGTCGCCGAGGGCGAGCGCGGTAGCGGCACCGGCCGGGCGCTGGTGGAAGAGGCCGTCCGCAGGTTCGTGGACGCCCCGGGCACCCTTGAGGTGGTCACCTTCGGCGCCGACCACCCGGGCGCGGTGACCAGCGGCGCCCGGGTCTTCTACGAGCGGCTCGGGTTCACCCCGGCCGAGGCCGCCGCACCCGGCCCGGAGGGCGGCTCCCGGCAGGTCTACCGCCGCTCGGTCGACCGCCGGGAATGCCCGATAGCTGACTGA
- a CDS encoding macro domain-containing protein, whose translation MSETITYRTGDATAPHGAGPRVIAHVCNDAGRWGRGIVVDISRRWAEPEEAFRQWYQGRAENDFGLGALQLVQVEPELWVANMVGQHGVRSRRAPGAPAPVRYEAIGQALRRLGEEALRLGASVHMPRIGCGLAEGRWEVVEPLVREQLTDRGVPVTVYDLAGE comes from the coding sequence ATGAGCGAGACGATCACCTACCGCACCGGAGACGCCACCGCACCACACGGCGCTGGGCCGAGGGTGATCGCACACGTCTGCAATGACGCGGGCCGCTGGGGGAGGGGGATCGTGGTGGACATCTCCCGGCGGTGGGCGGAGCCGGAGGAGGCGTTCCGGCAGTGGTACCAGGGGCGGGCGGAGAACGACTTCGGGCTGGGTGCGCTGCAACTGGTCCAGGTCGAGCCAGAGTTGTGGGTGGCGAACATGGTGGGCCAGCACGGTGTGCGAAGCAGGCGCGCACCCGGTGCGCCGGCGCCGGTGCGGTACGAGGCGATCGGGCAGGCACTGCGGCGACTTGGCGAGGAGGCACTGCGGCTCGGGGCGTCCGTGCACATGCCGAGGATCGGGTGCGGGCTCGCCGAGGGGCGCTGGGAGGTGGTCGAGCCGCTGGTTCGGGAGCAGCTGACGGACCGTGGGGTCCCGGTCACCGTCTACGACCTGGCGGGGGAGTGA
- a CDS encoding SDR family oxidoreductase — protein sequence MNILIVGGNGFLGRELVRQASTTGHAVTATFTSRAGDIPQVRWFPMDLRRSEEIARALRETRPDVVINAAYRQADWATTADGPTRLAMAASQYGSRLVHVSSDAVFSGADVHYDESADPDPITPYGAAKAAAETAIRLFAPAAVIARTSLIIGDGDSVHEALVHDLATGQRSGVLFTDAIRCPVHVTDLAGALLELSASDHAGVCHVAGSDALSRHELGLLIAARDGLDAALLPAGRLADTDTPGPLDVRLDSTRTQRLLHTTLRGAREFLRRAH from the coding sequence ATGAACATCCTGATCGTAGGCGGTAACGGCTTCCTGGGCCGCGAGTTGGTTCGGCAGGCGTCGACAACCGGGCACGCCGTAACGGCGACCTTCACCTCGCGGGCCGGCGACATCCCCCAGGTCCGCTGGTTTCCCATGGACCTGCGCCGCAGCGAGGAGATCGCGCGGGCACTCCGGGAGACCCGGCCGGACGTCGTCATCAACGCCGCGTACCGCCAGGCCGACTGGGCCACCACGGCCGACGGCCCGACCCGCCTGGCGATGGCCGCGAGTCAGTACGGATCCCGCCTGGTGCACGTATCCAGCGACGCCGTCTTCTCCGGCGCCGACGTGCACTACGACGAATCCGCCGACCCCGACCCGATCACCCCGTACGGGGCCGCGAAGGCCGCAGCCGAAACGGCGATCCGCCTGTTCGCCCCGGCCGCCGTCATCGCCCGCACCTCGCTGATCATCGGCGACGGCGACTCGGTCCACGAGGCACTCGTCCACGACCTGGCCACCGGGCAGCGGAGCGGCGTCCTGTTCACCGATGCCATCCGGTGCCCCGTCCATGTCACCGACCTCGCCGGGGCCCTCCTCGAGCTGAGCGCCTCCGATCACGCGGGCGTGTGCCACGTCGCAGGATCGGACGCCCTCAGCCGCCACGAACTCGGCCTCCTGATCGCCGCCCGCGACGGCCTGGACGCCGCCCTGCTCCCCGCCGGCCGCCTCGCCGACACCGACACCCCGGGCCCACTGGACGTCCGCCTGGACAGCACCCGGACGCAACGCCTCCTGCACACCACCCTGCGCGGCGCCCGCGAGTTCCTACGCCGCGCGCACTGA
- a CDS encoding P-loop NTPase family protein yields the protein MHAVRVVLIGGTSNVGKSTVAQAIAERLGLDCLSTDGLARHPGRPWRTAEREVPAHVAEHYGTLTVDELLASVLDHYERLWPRIEQLVTTYAAGEGPGLVLEGSALWPTRVATLTAPGTTAVWLTADDALLRTRIRTAGRYDEATEQERHLMDRFTARTLRYQAAMLDAVTTLDLNHIDVGSGRPVAEVADAVLALAQAG from the coding sequence ATGCACGCAGTCCGGGTGGTCCTGATCGGTGGCACATCCAACGTCGGCAAGTCGACCGTGGCCCAGGCGATCGCGGAACGGCTCGGCCTCGACTGCCTGTCGACGGACGGGCTGGCGCGGCACCCGGGGCGGCCGTGGCGGACGGCCGAGCGGGAGGTGCCGGCGCATGTGGCCGAGCACTACGGCACCCTCACGGTCGATGAACTGCTGGCCTCCGTGCTCGACCACTACGAGCGGCTGTGGCCCCGGATCGAACAACTCGTCACCACGTATGCGGCCGGGGAGGGCCCGGGCCTCGTACTGGAGGGATCGGCGCTCTGGCCGACCCGCGTCGCCACCTTGACCGCCCCCGGCACGACCGCTGTCTGGCTCACCGCTGACGACGCCCTGCTCCGCACCCGGATCCGCACGGCCGGGCGCTACGACGAGGCGACGGAGCAGGAGCGGCATCTGATGGACAGGTTCACGGCCCGCACGCTGCGCTACCAGGCGGCGATGCTGGACGCCGTCACCACACTGGACCTGAACCACATCGACGTGGGCAGCGGGCGCCCGGTGGCGGAGGTGGCGGACGCGGTGCTGGCGCTGGCGCAGGCCGGATGA